The Geobacter sp. AOG2 genome includes a window with the following:
- a CDS encoding aminodeoxychorismate/anthranilate synthase component II, translated as MLLMIDNYDSFTFNIVQYFGQLGEDVRIFRNDKITLEEIEALQPGRLVISPGPCSPSEAGISVRAIKHFAGRIPILGVCLGHQAIGEAFGGNVVRSVSLMHGKTSPIIHDGRELFAGLPNPFQATRYHSLVVERSSLPDCLEVTAWVENGEIMGMRHQTFPIWGVQFHPESILTEGGMKLLENFLKISRQ; from the coding sequence ATGCTGCTGATGATCGACAACTACGATTCCTTCACGTTTAATATCGTCCAGTATTTCGGCCAATTGGGCGAGGATGTACGCATCTTTCGCAACGACAAGATCACCCTGGAAGAGATCGAGGCCCTCCAACCGGGACGGCTGGTAATCTCTCCCGGCCCCTGTTCCCCCAGTGAAGCGGGCATATCGGTACGCGCGATCAAGCACTTCGCCGGCCGGATTCCGATTTTGGGCGTCTGCCTCGGCCATCAGGCCATCGGGGAGGCATTTGGGGGAAACGTGGTCCGCAGTGTTTCCCTGATGCATGGCAAGACTTCGCCGATCATCCACGATGGCCGGGAACTCTTTGCCGGTCTGCCGAACCCTTTTCAGGCCACCCGCTACCACTCCTTGGTGGTGGAGCGCAGCAGCTTACCCGACTGCCTTGAGGTCACCGCATGGGTTGAAAATGGCGAGATTATGGGGATGCGGCACCAAACCTTCCCTATCTGGGGTGTGCAGTTCCATCCCGAGTCGATTCTTACCGAAGGCGGGATGAAACTGCTGGAGAACTTCCTGAAGATAAGCCGCCAGTAA
- the rplI gene encoding 50S ribosomal protein L9, whose translation MKVILKENIETLGHIGDIVKVAPGYARNYLVPKGFAIEATEKNAKALEHAKRQLAYKKNKALESARALAAKLEGLAIDLVHQAGEEGKLFGSVTNMEIAAFLTGKGFDIDRKKIVLAEPIKQVGEVSVPVKIHPEIVANLKVTVKAA comes from the coding sequence ATGAAGGTCATTCTGAAGGAGAACATCGAAACCCTCGGTCACATCGGCGACATCGTCAAGGTTGCCCCCGGCTATGCCCGCAACTATTTGGTCCCCAAGGGCTTCGCCATAGAGGCCACCGAGAAGAACGCCAAGGCGCTTGAGCACGCCAAGCGTCAGTTGGCCTACAAGAAGAACAAAGCCCTGGAATCCGCCCGTGCCCTGGCTGCCAAGCTGGAAGGGCTCGCCATTGATCTAGTCCACCAGGCTGGCGAGGAAGGGAAACTCTTCGGTTCCGTTACCAATATGGAGATCGCCGCATTCCTCACGGGAAAAGGCTTTGATATCGACCGTAAAAAGATCGTTCTTGCCGAGCCGATCAAACAGGTAGGCGAGGTCAGTGTTCCAGTCAAGATCCACCCCGAAATCGTTGCTAACCTCAAGGTAACCGTGAAGGCTGCCTAA
- a CDS encoding YybS family protein, translated as MARLTAVLVGAAGTFALFAASFVIPPVGFFSGILAPFPVMYFRLRHGRSIALIILLTAVTALTAVFGVNAAAVYLLQCGIIALVLPELLLRGYGAARTIAWTTGVSVAVLAAAAFIFTQVSGLNLHQSLSGEISTSISRALALYEKSGVKGEDLSMVKQSMDLAAALVIRIYPSLVTILLGIVAGCNLALIRRPAFLMGYRFQLGDFRELRLPEPLVWVLIVAGFAMLVPSLLVTIPALNLLVIMTTLYFLQGLAVILAIIARQAFTGIIRVFLWVMLLVQPYLAAFVAAIGIFDIWGDFRTPKKQENL; from the coding sequence ATGGCACGGCTTACAGCAGTTTTGGTGGGCGCCGCAGGAACGTTCGCGTTGTTTGCGGCGTCTTTCGTGATACCGCCCGTCGGTTTCTTTTCGGGGATTCTGGCACCGTTCCCGGTGATGTATTTCCGTTTGCGCCATGGGCGTAGCATTGCGCTCATCATCCTTCTGACCGCTGTTACCGCTTTGACGGCGGTATTCGGGGTCAATGCGGCGGCAGTATATCTGTTGCAGTGCGGGATTATCGCCCTGGTGCTGCCGGAATTGCTGTTGCGGGGTTATGGCGCAGCCCGGACCATTGCCTGGACAACAGGTGTCAGTGTGGCGGTCTTGGCCGCTGCCGCTTTTATTTTTACCCAGGTCAGCGGACTGAATCTGCATCAATCCCTTTCCGGCGAGATCTCAACGAGTATCTCCCGGGCGCTGGCCCTGTATGAAAAGAGCGGCGTCAAAGGGGAAGATTTGTCCATGGTTAAGCAGTCCATGGATTTGGCCGCCGCCCTGGTTATCAGAATCTATCCGTCATTGGTGACGATTCTGCTGGGGATCGTGGCAGGATGCAATCTGGCTCTGATACGCCGGCCGGCCTTCCTGATGGGGTACCGCTTCCAGTTGGGCGACTTCAGGGAACTTCGGCTACCGGAACCACTAGTCTGGGTTCTGATTGTCGCTGGCTTTGCCATGCTGGTTCCCAGTCTGCTTGTCACGATACCGGCTCTCAATCTGCTGGTAATAATGACAACACTCTATTTTTTGCAGGGTCTGGCAGTAATTCTGGCGATTATTGCCCGGCAGGCCTTTACCGGCATCATACGTGTGTTTCTTTGGGTGATGCTGCTCGTTCAACCGTATCTTGCGGCCTTTGTTGCCGCCATCGGTATATTTGATATCTGGGGAGACTTCCGCACCCCCAAAAAACAGGAAAACCTGTAA
- the rpsR gene encoding 30S ribosomal protein S18: MSDERPSTPYQRPAGGSGGQRPSGGPGGPRKRRPFQRRKVCRFCAEKNLTIDYKEPRTLRYFISERGKIVPRRISGNCAKHQREITEAIKRARNLALLPIASNHALS; this comes from the coding sequence ATGAGCGACGAAAGACCCAGCACCCCATATCAGCGTCCGGCAGGCGGCTCCGGCGGTCAGCGCCCCTCCGGCGGCCCCGGCGGCCCCCGCAAGCGTCGTCCGTTTCAGCGCAGGAAGGTTTGCCGTTTCTGCGCCGAGAAGAACCTGACCATTGATTACAAAGAACCTCGTACCCTCCGCTACTTTATCTCGGAGCGCGGCAAGATCGTTCCCCGTCGTATTTCCGGTAATTGCGCGAAGCACCAGAGGGAAATTACCGAGGCCATCAAGCGCGCCCGTAACCTGGCGCTCTTGCCGATTGCCTCAAACCATGCGCTGTCCTAG
- the rpsF gene encoding 30S ribosomal protein S6: MRKYETIFILQPELGEDEIKNIGAKIQEVISSYNGECFRLDDWGVRKLAYPIRKFARGRYYYLRFDGGPEMIAELERRLRLNEKVLRYQSVNITGEPEKAVEKKAPVAEAETVEAVEEAAVVVEAANE, translated from the coding sequence ATGAGGAAGTATGAAACCATTTTCATCCTCCAGCCGGAACTTGGCGAAGACGAGATAAAAAACATCGGCGCCAAGATTCAAGAGGTCATCTCGTCGTACAATGGCGAGTGCTTCAGGCTGGACGACTGGGGTGTCAGGAAACTGGCATACCCCATCAGGAAGTTTGCCAGGGGGCGCTACTACTACCTGCGCTTTGATGGTGGGCCGGAGATGATCGCCGAGTTGGAACGGCGTCTCAGGCTTAACGAAAAGGTGCTCCGGTACCAAAGCGTCAACATTACCGGGGAGCCCGAGAAGGCTGTCGAGAAGAAGGCTCCCGTGGCTGAAGCTGAAACGGTCGAGGCTGTTGAAGAGGCAGCTGTTGTCGTTGAAGCGGCAAACGAATAA
- a CDS encoding DUF2156 domain-containing protein produces the protein MEIPSYPESKPLDLADKALLDVKFSILQPRVSELTFAGLYLFRAAHDYRLTMVGESLVVLGRGYSGERYCMPPLGGDVEEALEAMWGDNLDLYGADETLAERCLKRGGVVAVEERDAFDYLYLREELATLPGNRFHKKKNRINYFAIRHDYDVVPFSEQYRVGCRNLLEVWRGMVAGEEKPSFGLEVEATAEAVEKAELLGLEGVVVTVDGEVKAFSLGERLNTDTAVCHFEKTDPFMEGLSQLINREFSRLLFEDCRFVNREQDLGDAGLRNAKLSYHPVELIKKIRVRRAV, from the coding sequence ATGGAAATTCCGTCCTACCCCGAGTCGAAGCCGCTCGATCTTGCCGACAAGGCCTTGCTGGACGTTAAATTCTCCATTCTTCAGCCCCGCGTATCCGAGTTGACCTTTGCGGGCTTGTACTTGTTTCGTGCCGCCCATGACTACCGGTTGACCATGGTGGGGGAATCCCTGGTGGTGCTGGGGCGCGGCTATTCGGGCGAGCGATACTGCATGCCGCCTCTGGGGGGTGACGTGGAAGAGGCTCTTGAGGCGATGTGGGGCGACAACTTGGATCTCTATGGTGCAGATGAAACACTCGCGGAGCGGTGCCTGAAGCGGGGAGGGGTGGTCGCGGTCGAGGAGCGGGATGCGTTCGATTATCTCTACTTGCGGGAAGAACTGGCCACCCTGCCGGGTAATCGCTTCCATAAGAAAAAGAATCGTATCAACTATTTTGCCATCCGCCACGATTACGATGTGGTGCCATTCTCGGAACAGTATCGGGTTGGGTGCCGTAACCTGCTGGAAGTATGGAGGGGCATGGTTGCCGGGGAGGAGAAACCCTCTTTCGGACTGGAGGTCGAGGCCACCGCCGAGGCTGTGGAAAAGGCGGAACTGCTGGGACTGGAAGGAGTAGTAGTAACCGTTGACGGGGAGGTCAAGGCTTTTAGCCTTGGGGAGCGGCTCAACACCGATACTGCGGTGTGTCATTTTGAAAAAACCGATCCCTTCATGGAAGGTCTGTCACAGCTTATCAACCGTGAGTTCAGCCGTCTCTTGTTTGAGGACTGTCGATTCGTGAACCGCGAACAGGACCTGGGGGATGCCGGGTTGCGTAATGCCAAACTGTCCTATCATCCGGTCGAGTTAATCAAAAAAATTCGGGTTCGACGGGCAGTATGA
- a CDS encoding pyridoxal phosphate-dependent aminotransferase, protein MAIATKIAGFISRSSWIRKMFEEGEVLREEYGADNVYDFTLGNPDVDPPEAFNRELLTLAQHPLPGMHSYMNNAGYAETRAAVAAKLARDSGLPVTASHVVMTCGAGGALNVVLKTILNPGEEVIILAPYFVEYKFYIDNHGGIPVEVWTDRATFQLDIGAIEKALTLKTRAIIICSPNNPTGVVYSAESLRQLGELLQKAQQKTSHHIYVISDEPYARISYDGRHVPNIFPLVENAVIVTSHSKDLALPGERIGYLAINPTMATAMQFMEGAIFSNRVLGFVNAPALMQRLVAKLQDESVDIGLYQTKRDLLVNELTSMGFELVKPDGAFYLFPVSPLADDVAFIKLAQKHRILLVPGSGFGAPGFFRIAYCVDKGMIERSLPAWRALAKEVGLRG, encoded by the coding sequence ATGGCAATCGCCACCAAAATCGCCGGATTCATCTCACGCTCATCCTGGATTCGCAAGATGTTCGAGGAGGGAGAAGTCCTGCGCGAGGAATACGGTGCCGACAACGTCTACGATTTCACCTTGGGAAACCCGGATGTGGACCCGCCCGAAGCCTTCAACCGCGAGTTATTGACCTTGGCGCAGCATCCCCTGCCCGGCATGCACAGCTACATGAACAATGCAGGGTACGCTGAAACCCGGGCCGCCGTGGCTGCGAAACTGGCCAGGGATTCCGGGCTGCCGGTCACAGCCTCCCACGTTGTAATGACCTGCGGCGCGGGAGGGGCGCTCAACGTGGTGCTCAAGACCATCCTCAATCCGGGGGAAGAGGTCATCATTCTGGCCCCTTATTTTGTGGAATACAAATTCTATATCGACAATCACGGCGGAATTCCGGTGGAGGTCTGGACCGACCGCGCCACCTTCCAACTCGACATCGGCGCCATTGAGAAGGCGCTCACACTAAAGACGCGGGCAATCATCATTTGCTCACCCAACAACCCGACCGGGGTTGTCTACTCGGCGGAAAGCCTGCGCCAACTCGGCGAACTTCTGCAAAAGGCCCAACAGAAGACCAGCCACCACATCTATGTTATTTCCGATGAACCCTATGCCCGCATCTCCTATGACGGCAGACATGTCCCCAATATTTTCCCTCTGGTGGAAAACGCCGTCATCGTCACATCCCACAGCAAGGATCTGGCCCTGCCAGGGGAGCGGATCGGCTACCTGGCCATCAACCCCACCATGGCCACCGCCATGCAATTCATGGAAGGCGCCATCTTCAGCAATCGGGTGCTGGGTTTTGTCAATGCGCCAGCCCTCATGCAGCGCTTGGTGGCTAAATTACAGGACGAATCGGTGGATATCGGCCTGTATCAGACAAAACGCGATCTTCTGGTCAACGAACTGACGTCAATGGGGTTCGAACTAGTCAAACCGGACGGCGCCTTTTATCTTTTTCCCGTCTCACCGCTGGCTGATGACGTGGCATTCATCAAACTGGCCCAGAAACACCGCATCCTCCTGGTGCCGGGAAGCGGATTCGGGGCACCGGGCTTTTTCAGGATCGCCTACTGCGTGGACAAAGGGATGATCGAACGGAGCCTGCCGGCTTGGCGCGCGCTGGCCAAAGAGGTGGGATTGCGAGGGTAG
- a CDS encoding carbon-nitrogen hydrolase, with protein sequence MRSLRTALIQQTCSNDKDATLGKTCAMIRRAVADGALLVVLQELHAGPYFCQVEDPDLFDMAETIPGADSRVIAGLAGELGVVIVASLFERRAPGLYHNTAVVFENDGSTAGVYRKMHIPDDPGFYEKFYFTPGDLGFNPVKTSVGTLGVLVCWDQWYPEAARLMALAGADLLIYPTAIGWDPADSTAEQERQRDAWITVQRGHAVANGLPLLAVNRVGFEPSPLHPETGIKFWGSSFAAGPQGELLAEASRENEEILLVDLDLGRSETVRRIWPFLRDRRIDAYGDLLKRYRD encoded by the coding sequence GTGAGGTCCCTCAGAACGGCGTTGATCCAGCAGACATGCAGCAACGACAAGGACGCAACCTTGGGCAAGACCTGCGCCATGATCAGGCGGGCTGTAGCCGACGGGGCGCTCCTGGTGGTTCTGCAGGAATTACATGCCGGCCCATACTTCTGCCAGGTCGAGGATCCAGACCTGTTCGACATGGCAGAGACGATCCCCGGCGCCGACAGTCGCGTCATTGCCGGCCTGGCCGGCGAGCTGGGAGTGGTCATTGTGGCCTCGCTCTTCGAACGCCGCGCTCCCGGACTGTACCACAACACCGCCGTGGTCTTTGAAAACGACGGCTCCACGGCCGGCGTTTACCGCAAGATGCATATCCCTGACGATCCCGGTTTTTACGAAAAGTTTTATTTTACCCCCGGCGACCTGGGATTCAATCCGGTGAAGACCTCGGTCGGGACGCTCGGGGTTCTGGTCTGCTGGGATCAGTGGTATCCCGAGGCGGCCCGATTGATGGCCCTGGCCGGGGCCGACCTTCTGATCTACCCAACCGCCATCGGTTGGGACCCGGCCGACAGTACGGCGGAGCAGGAGCGCCAGCGTGACGCTTGGATCACCGTCCAGCGCGGCCATGCCGTGGCCAACGGTTTGCCGCTTCTGGCCGTCAACCGGGTCGGGTTCGAACCGTCGCCCCTTCATCCCGAGACCGGGATCAAATTTTGGGGGAGCAGCTTTGCAGCCGGGCCACAGGGGGAACTGCTGGCCGAGGCTTCACGGGAGAACGAGGAAATTCTGTTGGTGGACCTGGATCTGGGACGGAGCGAGACCGTGCGGCGCATCTGGCCGTTTCTGCGCGACCGGCGTATCGACGCCTATGGGGATCTGTTGAAGCGTTACCGGGATTAA
- a CDS encoding agmatine/peptidylarginine deiminase, with translation MNPRLSAEWEVQDGVLLAWPHEDTDWAYMLDDVRPVFAEIILRITRFERVVLVAPSAASARNYLAGSGIDLERVVICELPTNDTWARDFGPITVIFNGKPVLLDFGFNGWGLKFAANHDNLISKRLKELGALTPNLKTVGLILEGGSIESDGLGTILTTTECLLSPNRNPQLDKSEVEQALAALLGARRVLWLNHGFLAGDDTDSHIDTLARICPGNTIVYTACDDPRDEHYQALKLMEGELAAFRAPDGSPYRLIPLPWPKARFDDQAHRLPATYANFLVINGAVLVPAYRDEEKDGLAMECIGQAFPGREVIGIDCLPLLEQHGSLHCVTMQLPQGVLP, from the coding sequence GTGAATCCGAGATTATCCGCCGAGTGGGAAGTGCAGGACGGCGTCCTGCTGGCCTGGCCCCATGAGGACACCGATTGGGCCTATATGCTGGACGACGTCCGTCCGGTTTTTGCGGAGATTATCCTCCGGATTACCCGCTTTGAGCGAGTGGTGTTGGTCGCGCCCAGTGCCGCTTCTGCCCGCAACTACCTGGCCGGTTCCGGCATCGACCTGGAAAGGGTGGTTATCTGCGAACTGCCCACCAATGATACCTGGGCGCGGGACTTTGGCCCCATCACGGTGATCTTCAACGGCAAACCAGTGCTTCTGGACTTCGGTTTCAACGGCTGGGGGCTCAAGTTCGCCGCCAATCACGATAACCTGATTTCCAAGCGGCTCAAGGAGTTGGGCGCGCTCACCCCCAATCTCAAAACCGTGGGCCTGATTCTGGAAGGGGGCAGCATTGAGAGCGACGGCCTCGGGACCATCCTGACTACCACCGAATGCCTTCTTTCGCCCAACCGCAACCCACAACTGGATAAGAGCGAGGTTGAGCAGGCTCTGGCCGCCCTTCTGGGGGCACGGCGCGTACTGTGGCTCAATCACGGCTTTTTGGCCGGAGACGATACTGACTCCCATATCGACACCCTGGCGCGTATCTGTCCGGGCAATACCATCGTCTACACAGCATGTGACGACCCACGGGACGAACACTACCAAGCACTGAAGCTGATGGAGGGAGAATTGGCGGCCTTCCGGGCCCCGGACGGCTCCCCTTATCGCTTGATCCCGCTTCCCTGGCCCAAGGCTCGTTTCGACGACCAAGCCCACCGTTTGCCGGCTACCTATGCTAATTTCCTGGTGATCAACGGTGCCGTGCTGGTCCCTGCCTACCGGGATGAGGAAAAGGATGGGCTCGCCATGGAATGCATAGGCCAAGCCTTTCCCGGCCGGGAGGTCATCGGCATCGACTGTCTGCCGCTCCTGGAGCAGCACGGTTCGCTGCACTGCGTGACCATGCAGTTACCTCAGGGGGTGTTGCCGTGA
- a CDS encoding LysM domain-containing protein, with amino-acid sequence MFSSYVRTTLVFLLIIAASITAQPLHAAMDPRFELSPQTLEATTTRKPAAKSGRHAARPRSRQLPQNGTIYTIKAGDNLHKVLVRHFGIKDNETETLIEKICRKNNIRDIRRLKVGQRIVIPAFDRKAEGAATVYETDRVASATPDVDAPEATGRAFSLTPPSVPALDGQETLRQIKSVWDRVVPSKSELSKPLTLHSPTFTLTLDPQRYPMYATMDGGRILVDRKKTIPPLIKSLIEEKEPSVHIVSESPADTRQLLATMLEAAGFYSVEENFNMEFGVDPKVTVHSDFKIEKAADSLVNQDVVLLNNGRQPLPTTLRGVLKKEGFTVYEPFAAPGPLIVRPARNIGQIGISTQPKMVDAILASLAVSPERDRSLDVFGADDNGISLSVRADRSFVRGGQKYVITRFDGDAVTYTLFRILETKGYRVITLDRQDDFRKSTEKILAGMKIRNTYGRHDLIREEGLPYSVQMSGFWLDDPSLPGGSLFLTDLAIDQVVRSLLLENGFNIYTK; translated from the coding sequence ATGTTCTCATCATATGTCCGTACCACGCTGGTTTTCCTACTCATCATTGCCGCTTCGATAACCGCACAACCCTTGCACGCCGCCATGGACCCGCGTTTCGAACTGAGCCCCCAGACACTTGAGGCTACCACGACCCGCAAGCCTGCGGCCAAAAGCGGCAGGCATGCCGCCCGGCCACGCTCCCGCCAACTGCCGCAAAATGGCACAATCTATACCATAAAAGCCGGCGACAATCTTCACAAGGTCCTGGTACGACATTTCGGCATAAAAGATAATGAGACAGAAACACTGATCGAAAAAATCTGCCGCAAGAACAATATCAGGGATATCAGACGCCTGAAGGTCGGCCAACGTATAGTGATTCCTGCCTTTGACCGCAAGGCGGAAGGTGCGGCCACGGTGTACGAGACGGACAGGGTTGCTTCGGCCACACCCGACGTAGACGCGCCTGAAGCCACGGGGAGGGCATTTAGCCTGACGCCCCCCTCTGTGCCTGCACTTGATGGGCAGGAAACCCTTCGGCAGATCAAAAGTGTCTGGGATCGGGTCGTGCCCTCGAAGAGCGAGTTGAGCAAGCCGCTCACGCTTCATTCGCCCACATTCACCCTGACCCTCGATCCTCAGCGTTATCCCATGTACGCCACCATGGATGGCGGCCGGATCTTGGTGGACCGTAAAAAGACCATCCCTCCCCTGATCAAATCGCTGATTGAAGAAAAGGAGCCGTCGGTCCATATCGTATCCGAATCGCCGGCAGACACCAGGCAGCTTTTGGCCACCATGCTTGAAGCGGCCGGATTCTATTCGGTGGAGGAAAACTTCAACATGGAGTTCGGAGTCGACCCTAAGGTAACCGTCCACTCCGATTTCAAGATAGAAAAGGCGGCCGACAGCCTGGTCAATCAGGATGTCGTTTTGTTGAACAACGGACGGCAGCCCCTGCCAACCACCTTGCGGGGGGTGCTTAAAAAAGAAGGCTTTACGGTCTACGAACCGTTTGCCGCGCCCGGACCGCTCATCGTTCGCCCGGCCCGCAACATCGGACAGATAGGGATCTCCACTCAACCCAAAATGGTGGATGCCATCCTGGCGTCTTTGGCGGTATCACCCGAACGTGATCGATCCCTAGACGTCTTTGGGGCGGACGACAACGGCATCTCCCTTTCCGTCAGGGCCGACCGGTCATTCGTCCGCGGCGGACAAAAGTACGTCATCACCCGCTTTGACGGCGATGCGGTCACCTACACCCTCTTCCGTATCCTGGAAACCAAGGGGTATCGGGTCATTACCCTCGACAGACAGGACGATTTCCGCAAGAGCACGGAAAAAATCCTCGCGGGAATGAAGATCCGGAACACCTATGGCCGACATGACCTGATCCGCGAGGAAGGACTCCCCTATTCGGTACAGATGTCGGGGTTCTGGTTGGACGACCCTTCCCTGCCCGGCGGCAGTCTGTTCCTTACCGATCTGGCCATTGACCAGGTCGTACGCAGCCTTCTGTTGGAAAACGGTTTCAACATTTACACAAAATAA
- a CDS encoding GspE/PulE family protein: MIVKKVGEILIEQELITQEQLQQALELQKNIPDQTIGQLLCKLGFIRESDLRFVLDQKNKRPELVDILMRDGLLDQPKIRHAREIGKQHNIPLEKALIKLRYIDEEQLAQAVATQYDLPYVTINCRDLDVVLSQYISVVYAQKHRIAPISKIGNTLTLAMSAPLRQIDIRELEDSIRLRIIAVIATESDIRVAHQQLYNVANAGTTTSASDEVNLDILPDSIVDLLSKTSLGDEPDIEEETKKVTEKDSVIVKLVNKIIYDAYVKKASDIHIEPYPGKKDVVVRTRIDGQCSIYQKIPYKYKFAIPSRLKIMADLDIAERRKPQDGKIEFKKFGPLDIELRVATMPTVGGLEDIVIRVLSSGEPIGFKDLGLSDRNMHVFEEALKSPHGLVLVVGPTGSGKTTTLHSALATINQPTRKIWTAEDPVEITQPGLRQVQVNARIGFTFATALRSFLRLDPDVIMVGEMRDEETAGIAIEASLTGHLVFSTLHTNSAPETVTRLLEMGLDPYGFSDSLLCVLAQRLARRLCPDCKESYQPTEPEIGEYIDEYGQEDFTLSGIKREGLTLYRAVGCERCGHSGYRGRLGIHEVLDCTSQLKSLIKRRAHTDSIYEQAVTDGMTSLKQDGIIKVLQGLTDIHEVRRVCIK, from the coding sequence ATGATCGTGAAAAAAGTTGGTGAAATATTAATCGAGCAGGAGCTGATTACCCAGGAGCAGCTCCAACAGGCGCTCGAACTGCAAAAAAACATTCCCGACCAGACGATCGGGCAACTGCTCTGCAAACTCGGATTCATACGGGAAAGCGACCTGCGTTTCGTGCTCGACCAGAAAAACAAGCGGCCGGAGCTGGTCGATATCCTCATGAGGGACGGCCTGCTGGATCAACCGAAGATACGGCACGCCCGGGAGATCGGTAAACAACACAACATCCCTCTTGAGAAGGCGCTGATCAAGTTACGTTATATCGATGAAGAACAACTCGCCCAAGCGGTGGCAACACAATATGACCTGCCGTATGTCACCATAAACTGCCGGGATCTGGATGTGGTCCTCTCCCAGTACATCAGCGTCGTCTACGCCCAAAAACACCGCATCGCTCCCATCTCCAAGATCGGCAATACACTGACACTGGCCATGAGCGCCCCCCTCAGGCAGATTGACATCAGGGAACTGGAAGACAGCATCCGCCTGAGGATCATTGCCGTAATCGCCACTGAAAGTGATATCCGGGTGGCACACCAGCAACTTTACAACGTCGCAAACGCAGGAACAACGACCAGCGCCAGTGACGAGGTAAATCTGGACATCCTGCCGGACAGTATCGTCGATCTGCTCAGCAAGACATCCCTCGGCGACGAGCCCGACATAGAGGAAGAGACCAAAAAGGTCACAGAGAAGGATAGCGTCATCGTCAAACTGGTCAACAAGATCATCTACGACGCCTATGTCAAAAAAGCCTCCGACATCCACATCGAACCCTACCCCGGCAAAAAGGACGTCGTGGTACGCACCCGCATCGACGGCCAGTGTTCCATCTACCAGAAGATCCCATACAAATATAAGTTTGCAATCCCTTCCCGCCTCAAGATCATGGCCGACCTGGATATCGCAGAACGACGCAAGCCCCAGGACGGCAAGATCGAATTCAAAAAATTCGGACCGTTGGACATCGAACTGCGTGTGGCAACCATGCCGACGGTCGGCGGACTGGAAGACATTGTCATCCGTGTCTTGTCCAGCGGCGAACCGATCGGTTTCAAGGACTTGGGTCTGTCCGACCGAAACATGCATGTCTTCGAAGAGGCTCTCAAGAGTCCCCACGGCCTGGTCCTGGTCGTTGGCCCGACCGGTTCCGGCAAAACCACAACTCTGCATTCTGCCCTGGCCACGATCAACCAGCCCACCCGCAAGATCTGGACGGCAGAGGACCCGGTGGAGATCACCCAGCCGGGCCTGCGTCAAGTGCAGGTAAATGCGCGCATCGGCTTCACTTTCGCCACCGCCCTGCGTTCATTCCTGCGGCTCGACCCGGATGTCATCATGGTCGGCGAGATGCGCGACGAGGAAACAGCTGGTATTGCCATTGAGGCCTCGCTGACCGGCCACCTGGTATTTTCAACGCTGCACACCAATTCAGCACCCGAGACGGTTACCCGACTTCTGGAAATGGGGCTCGATCCTTACGGCTTTTCTGACTCACTGCTCTGCGTCCTGGCCCAACGACTGGCTCGTCGACTCTGCCCCGACTGCAAGGAGAGCTATCAGCCTACAGAACCCGAAATCGGTGAGTACATCGACGAGTACGGTCAGGAGGATTTCACCCTGAGCGGCATAAAACGGGAGGGACTGACCCTCTATCGTGCAGTGGGTTGCGAACGCTGCGGGCACAGTGGTTATCGCGGGCGGCTCGGCATTCACGAGGTACTGGACTGCACCTCTCAGTTGAAGAGCCTGATCAAGCGCCGGGCGCATACGGATTCAATCTATGAGCAGGCGGTGACAGACGGCATGACCAGTCTCAAACAGGACGGCATCATAAAGGTGCTGCAGGGGCT